In a genomic window of Panthera tigris isolate Pti1 chromosome D4, P.tigris_Pti1_mat1.1, whole genome shotgun sequence:
- the LOC102967265 gene encoding LOW QUALITY PROTEIN: olfactory receptor 1N2-like (The sequence of the model RefSeq protein was modified relative to this genomic sequence to represent the inferred CDS: inserted 2 bases in 1 codon; substituted 1 base at 1 genomic stop codon) yields the protein MGKPSRVNQTISDFFLLGLSEQPEEQSLLFGVFLGVYLFTMTGNLLIILVISSDPHLHTPMYFFLANLSLTDVCFTSASIPKMLANIHTQSWTISHSGCLAQLYLLLVFGGLDNCLLAVMAYDHYVIICQLLHYSTAMSPQLCALMLGANQLPMCWVLTNCPALVDTLLLTHVVFCAHKAIPHFYCDPSALLKLACSDTRISELMIITMGLMFLTVPLMLIVLFYVCISWAMFGISSPRGCXKAFSTCGSHLTVVLLFYGSLMGIYLFPPSTHSAESQSRDAILYXVIIPMLNPFIYSLRNRDMKEALCKLFGN from the exons ATGGGAAAACCAAGCAGAGTGAACCAAACTATTTCAGACTTCTTCCTTCTAGGACTCTCTGAGCAGCCAGAGGAGCAATCTCTCCTATTTGGCGTTTTCCTGGGCGTGTACCTGTTCACCATGACAGGGAACCTGCTCATCATCCTGGTCATCAGCTCTGACCCACACCTTCATactcccatgtacttcttcctggcaAACTTATCATTAACTGATGTCTGTTTCACCTCTGCTTCAATACCCAAAATGCTGGCCAACATTCATACCCAGAGTTGGACCATCTCCCATTCTGGTTGCCTTGCACAGCTGTATCTCCTCCTTGTGTTTGGTGGCCTTGACAACTGCCTTCTGGCTGTGATGGCATATGACCACTATGTGATCATCTGTCAGCTACTCCATTACAGCACAGCTATGAGTCCCCAACTTTGTGCACTAATGCTGGGTGCTAACCAACTGCCCATGTGCTGGGTGCTAACCAACTGCCCTGCCCTGGTGGACACACTGCTGCTGACCCATGTGGTCTTCTGTGCCCACAAAGCCATCCCTCACTTCTACTGTGATCCCAGTGCTCTACTGAAGCTTGCCTGCTCAGATACCCGCATTAGTGAGCTGATGATCATCACCATGGGCCTGATGTTCCTCACGGTTCCCCTCATGCTGATTGTCCTCTTCTATGTCTGCATTTCCTGGGCTATGTTTGGCATCTCATCTCCTCGAGGGTGCTAGAAAGCCTTCTCTACCTGTGGTTCTCACCTCACAGTGGTTCTGCTCTTCTATGGATCTCttatgggtatttatttatttcctccatCAACTCACTCTGCAGAGAGTCAAAGCAGGGATGCCATTCTCTA GGTGATTATCCCCATGCtaaatccattcatctatagctTGAGGAACAGAGACATGAAGGAAGCCTTGTGTAAACTATTTGGCAATTGA